The Oculatellaceae cyanobacterium DNA window CGTTCTTTATCCTATCGAGAACTCGCGCCCAAACTAACTGAATATATCCAAAAGATGGGTTATACTCATGTTGAATTGATGCCAATTACAGAACATCCATTCTACGGTTCTTGGGGTTATCAAACAACAGGTTATTTTGCACCTACAAGCCGCTATGGAACTCCCCAAGATTGTATGTATTTGGTGGATTACTTGCACCAGCACGACATAGGTGTAATTTTAGATTGGGTTCCTTCTCACTTTCCTACAGATGAACATGGAATCGGATATTTTGACGGAACACACCTTTACGAACATTCCGATCCACGTCAAGGATATCACCCAGATTGGAGTAGTTCTATTTTTAACTACGGACGGCACGAAGTTAGCAGTTTTTTAATTAGTAGTGCCTTTTTCTGGTTAGATAAATGTCACATTGACGGGTTGCGCGTGGATGCAGTTGCTTCTATGCTTTACCTCGACTACTCCCGCAAACATGGGGAATGGATACCAAATCATCACGGCGGTAATGAAAACTTAGAAGCGATCGCATTTCTCCGCCGCTTCAATGAAGCAGTATATCACCGCTTCCCCGACACAATCACGATCGCAGAAGAATCCACTTCTTGGTCAATGGTATCTCGCCCAACTTATCTCGGTGGGTTAGGTTTTGGTTTTAAGTGGGATATGGGTTGGATGCACGACACCCTCAATTACATCAGCGAAGATCCCATCCACCGCAGATATCATCACAATAACTTGACTTTTAGGATGATGTATGCGTACAACGAAAACTTTGTGATGCCATTGTCCCATGATGAAGTAGTACATGGTAAAGGGTCACTAATTGACAAAATGCCAGGAGATTACTGGCAAAAATTTGCTAATTTGCGATCGCTATTTGCCTATATGTACGCTCAAGCTGGTAAAAAGCTACTATTTATGGGTGGTGAATTTGCTCAATGGCGAGAGTGGAACCATGACACTAGCTTAGACTGGCATTTATTAGAAAATCCTCAGCATTCAGGGTTACAAAAATGGGTTGCCGATCTCAACCGAGTTTATACTCAAGAACTAGCACTGCACGAACTAGATTGTCATCCTGCTGGATTTGAATGGATTGATTGTAACGATTCCCAAAACAGTGTTATCAGTTTAATTCGTAAAAGTAGTATTCAAGTATCAGGAGTTA harbors:
- the glgB gene encoding 1,4-alpha-glucan branching protein GlgB; this encodes MIATPSTITNDITLITNDDLYLFNEGSHFNLYEKLGSHPITHNGIAGTYFAVWAPNAVYVSVKGDFNGWNKDSHPLKLKENSGIWEGFIPGITNGNIYKYHIVGSNGYEVEKADPLAKAYELPPKTASVVWDSEYNWNDSEWMAKRHQRNTLNSPISIYELHLGSWMRVPEDGNRSLSYRELAPKLTEYIQKMGYTHVELMPITEHPFYGSWGYQTTGYFAPTSRYGTPQDCMYLVDYLHQHDIGVILDWVPSHFPTDEHGIGYFDGTHLYEHSDPRQGYHPDWSSSIFNYGRHEVSSFLISSAFFWLDKCHIDGLRVDAVASMLYLDYSRKHGEWIPNHHGGNENLEAIAFLRRFNEAVYHRFPDTITIAEESTSWSMVSRPTYLGGLGFGFKWDMGWMHDTLNYISEDPIHRRYHHNNLTFRMMYAYNENFVMPLSHDEVVHGKGSLIDKMPGDYWQKFANLRSLFAYMYAQAGKKLLFMGGEFAQWREWNHDTSLDWHLLENPQHSGLQKWVADLNRVYTQELALHELDCHPAGFEWIDCNDSQNSVISLIRKSSIQVSGVKGEVSPTQLEPTEWNPNPEGTVLVVCNFTPVPRYNYRIGVPASGFWQELLNSDASEYGGSGLGNLGGVQADELPHHGRPYSVNITLPPLAVVFFKL